Proteins encoded in a region of the Sphingopyxis sp. OAS728 genome:
- a CDS encoding nuclear transport factor 2 family protein has protein sequence MADQTSFAVVKHFYDSFVRGDIEAVIATLSDNLDWRESENFLLGDRNPYLTPASVVDGVFNRIAKEFQDYQAGPTELIDGGDVVVAVGRSKGIMASTGKPFDAQYMHVVRVSDGKIVSFHQLIDTFEVWRSQQAD, from the coding sequence ATGGCAGATCAAACTAGTTTTGCTGTGGTAAAACATTTCTACGACAGTTTCGTCCGCGGCGATATCGAGGCCGTGATCGCCACCCTGAGTGATAATCTGGACTGGCGTGAATCGGAAAATTTCTTACTTGGTGATCGCAATCCATACTTGACGCCCGCTTCCGTGGTGGACGGCGTTTTCAACCGCATCGCCAAGGAATTTCAGGATTATCAGGCCGGGCCTACCGAGTTGATCGACGGCGGCGATGTCGTCGTGGCCGTTGGCCGATCGAAAGGCATTATGGCTTCGACCGGAAAGCCGTTCGACGCGCAATATATGCATGTCGTGCGCGTTTCTGACGGCAAGATCGTGAGCTTTCACCAACTGATCGACACATTTGAGGTTTGGCGTTCGCAGCAAGCCGATTAG